The following are encoded in a window of Hippoglossus hippoglossus isolate fHipHip1 chromosome 23, fHipHip1.pri, whole genome shotgun sequence genomic DNA:
- the tbc1d30 gene encoding TBC1 domain family member 30 isoform X4, with protein sequence MAAPLKRTGSELLEVDISDSGGGFLSEDESGVFVNSAAASQEDFSGFQRWSSPAAESPSDTSSPPGRREQLPGGGTAPPPPPPPPLPGTRAADNNNSESRCDALRAPRSSIVDCLLVELYETYSGRRNLDSWDSSTEASGSESFLGRSNSGSSFLQELQEKHTRRHQMNYLAQKAPAELQSIIQEVKYRTGLQSAKLLRQLKRRDRLCHKLQKNYDIITACLQAVSPKRRVDTRLKFTIEPSLGKNGFQQWYDALKSVARLSTGIPKEWRKRVWLTLADQYLHTISIDWDKTLRFAFNERSNPDDDSLGIQIVKDLHRTGCSSYCGQEGEQDRVVLKRVLLAYARWNKSVGYCQGFNVLAALILEVTEGDESDALKVMIYLIDKVLPESYFANNLRALSVDMAVFRDLLRLKLPRLSQHLHHLQKAANRDAGGSYEPPLTNVFTMQWFLTMFATCLPASTVLKIWDSVFFEGSEVLFRVALAIWERLGERIEYCQTADEFYSTMGCLTQEMLEHNLIEPAELMQEVYSMAVFPFPQLAELREKYTYNITPFPTAVKSNGSGGLGSWESDDDADMDDEDSVVTALGCLGPLGGLLAPELQRYQKHLKDQRSEQGNFAELSPGAVGAGGAGGAGGGARAEHQAAINSMMMERMSTDIYALKKQYTRIKRRQQQQAMQLYIRTGFGHEVPTHPGVLPEPLYNHSDSTDHRAEDKCPATRVLASQLNPSSAVINHLLLGRPPTGGPRGSRPHVHHEPSTLPGVRPALLPQGQGSPARQRLGSLPSNSTGSPGGSGGGGGSPWRAHVRVHRRNMARARAQLGFGGSEERDDEEEEEGSVRLESEEEGRIEEDDEDDEEQKDGGDDSVSPSPDLSVTESVCEEAPEAAEETKAAEVAEVVVQLASSGYRGRVEPDPPLCS encoded by the exons ATGGCGGCGCCGCTGAAAAGAACCGGGAGCGAACTTTTAGAAGTTGACATAAGTGACTCCGGAGGCGGCTTCCTGTCCGAGGACGAGAGCGGCGTGTTCGTGAACTCCGCCGCCGCCTCGCAGGAGGACTTCTCCGGCTTCCAGCGGTGGTCGAGCCCCGCCGCCGAGTCCCCGAGTGACACATCATCACCTCCGGGACGGCGGGAGCAGCTCCCCGGGGGGGGCACGGctccaccgccgccgccgccgccgccgctgcctgGCACCCGGGCTgccgacaacaacaactccGAGTCCCGGTGCGATGCCCTCCGAGCCCCGAGGAGCTCCATCGTGGACTGTCTCCTGGTCGAGCTGTACGAGACGTACAGCGGCCGGAGGAACCTGGACAGCTGGGACAGCTCCACCGAGGCGTCCGGGTCCGAATCCTTCCTGGGCCGCAGCAACTCCGGGTCCAGCTTCCTCCAGGAGCTCCAGGAGAAGCACACCAGGCGGCACCAGATGAACTACCTGGCCCAGAAAG CCCCTGCGGAGCTGCAGTCCATCATCCAGGAGGTGAAGTATCGCACCGGCCTGCAGTCGGCCAAGCTGCTTCGCCAGCTGAAGAGACGAGACCGGCTCTGTCACAAGCTGCAGAAGAACTACGACATCATCACAGCGTGTCTTCAGGCTGTCTCACCAAAACGAC GAGTCGACACGAGGCTGAAGTTTACCATCGAACCATCGCTGGGAAAGAATGGATTCCAGCAG tggTACGACGCTCTTAAATCAGTGGCAAGGCTTTCTACTGGGATACCAAAGGAATGGAGGAAGAGG GTCTGGCTTACTCTCGCAGACCAGTACCTCCACACCATCTCCATCGACTGGGACAAGACGCTTCGTTTTGCCTTTAACGAGCGAAGCAACCCGGACGACGACTCCCTCGGCATCCAAATCGTCAAG GACCTGCACAGGACGGGCTGCAGCTCGTATTGTGGCCAGGAGGGGGAGCAGGACAGGGTGGTGCTGAAGAGGGTGCTGCTGGCATACGCCCGCTGGAATAAAAGTGTGGGCTACTGCCAAGGCTTCAATGTACTGGCTGCTCTCATACTGGAGGTCACAGAGGGCGACGAGAGCGACGCACTGAAG GTGATGATCTACCTGATTGACAAAGTGCTGCCAGAGAGTTATTTTGCCAACAACCTTCGAGCATTGTCAG TGGACATGGCGGTGTTCAGAGACCTGCTGCGTCTGAAGCTGCCCAGACTCTCCCAGCACCTGCACCACCTTCAGAAAGCAGCCAACAGAGACGCTGGAG GCAGTTACGAGCCTCCGCTGACCAACGTCTTCACTATGCAGTGGTTCCTCACCATGTTCGCCACCTGCCTGCCGGCGTCCACCGTGCTGAAGATCTGGGACTCGGTTTTCTTCGAGGGGTCAGAGGTGCTGTTTCGAGTCGCCCTCGCCATCTGGGAGCGACTCGGAGA gaggatCGAGTACTGTCAGACAGCAGACGAGTTCTACAGCACCATGGGTTGTCTCACTCAGGAGATGCTGGAGCACAACCTCATCGAACCTGCTGAACTCATGCAG GAGGTTTACTCCATGGCAGTGTTTCCTTTCCCTCAGCTGGCTGAGCTCAGAGAGAAATACACGTACAACATCACTCCGTTCCCAACCGCAGTCAAATCCAATGGAag TGGGGGTCTGGGCAGCTGGGAGAGCGATGACGACGCCGACATGGACGACGAGGACTCTGTGGTGACTGCACTCGGTTGTCTGGGGCCCCTGGGAGGCCTGCTGGCCCCCGAGCTGCAAAGATATCAGAAACATCTGAAAG acCAGCGATCGGAGCAGGGAAACTTCGCTGAGCTGAGCCCCGGCGCGGTGGGAGCCGGAGGggcaggaggtgcaggaggaggtgcCAGGGCGGAGCATCAAGCTGCCATCAACAGCATGATGATGGAGAGGATGAGCACCGACATCTACGCCCTCAAGAAGCAATACACCCGCATCAagaggcggcagcagcagcaggcgatGCAGCTGTACATACGCACAG GATTTGGACATGAAGTTCCCACACATCCTGGAGTTCTCCCGGAGCCTCTCTACAATCACAGCGACAGTACCGACCACCGAGCCGAGG ACAAGTGCCCGGCCACCCGTGTCCTCGCCTCCCAGCTCAACCCCTCCAGCGCTGTGATCAACCACCTCCTTCTGGGTCGCCCACCAACCGGAGGCCCCCGGGGCTCCAGACCCCACGTCCACCACGAGCCCTCCACTCTGCCAGGGGTCCGACCGGCTCTCCTGCCCCAGGGTCAGGGCTCCCCGGCCCGGCAGCGCTTGGGCTCGTTGCCCTCCAACAGCACCGGATCTCCGGGCGGCTCCGGTGGAGGCGGCGGGTCACCGTGGCGTGCTCATGTCCGGGTTCATCGGAGGAACATGGCCAGGGCTCGAGCACAGCTGGGCTTTGGAGGTTCAGAGGAAAgggacgatgaggaggaggaggaaggatcAGTGAGGTtggagagtgaagaggaggggaggattGAGGAAGATGACGAAGATGATGAGGAGcagaaggatggaggagacgactctgtctctccatctcctgaTCTCTCCGTTACAGAGTCTGTCTGTGAGGAAGCtccagaggctgcagaggagacaaaggCAGCAGAAGTTGCGGAGGTGGTGGTGCAACTGGCGTCCTCTGGATATAGAGGACGAGTCGAACCTGACCCCCCCC TCTGCTCCTGA
- the tbc1d30 gene encoding TBC1 domain family member 30 isoform X6, with protein sequence MRQERLPAAGRRPRAGGRQRQQGSGGVGNIISNVLKKRNGISRSAPRLLCTLEPGVDTRLKFTIEPSLGKNGFQQWYDALKSVARLSTGIPKEWRKRVWLTLADQYLHTISIDWDKTLRFAFNERSNPDDDSLGIQIVKDLHRTGCSSYCGQEGEQDRVVLKRVLLAYARWNKSVGYCQGFNVLAALILEVTEGDESDALKVMIYLIDKVLPESYFANNLRALSVDMAVFRDLLRLKLPRLSQHLHHLQKAANRDAGGSYEPPLTNVFTMQWFLTMFATCLPASTVLKIWDSVFFEGSEVLFRVALAIWERLGERIEYCQTADEFYSTMGCLTQEMLEHNLIEPAELMQEVYSMAVFPFPQLAELREKYTYNITPFPTAVKSNGSGGLGSWESDDDADMDDEDSVVTALGCLGPLGGLLAPELQRYQKHLKDQRSEQGNFAELSPGAVGAGGAGGAGGGARAEHQAAINSMMMERMSTDIYALKKQYTRIKRRQQQQAMQLYIRTGFGHEVPTHPGVLPEPLYNHSDSTDHRAEDKCPATRVLASQLNPSSAVINHLLLGRPPTGGPRGSRPHVHHEPSTLPGVRPALLPQGQGSPARQRLGSLPSNSTGSPGGSGGGGGSPWRAHVRVHRRNMARARAQLGFGGSEERDDEEEEEGSVRLESEEEGRIEEDDEDDEEQKDGGDDSVSPSPDLSVTESVCEEAPEAAEETKAAEVAEVVVQLASSGYRGRVEPDPPRRLLLSSLCSLLLRPHTDTKSLTSSGSERITGSDSRCFSSSSPLLQLLHPFFHLQSAPLPLLILSDTRLHILPSSSSSAHSLSALLLSPPPPPFIKPPAPPRPVSPLSPHPPNHTSPPRRQRQRSTLRRLRPENSKSSPRSLA encoded by the exons ATGAGGCAGGAGCGGCTCCCCGCCGCCGGCAGGAGGCCGAGGGCGGGCgggcggcagcggcagcagggaTCGGGAGGGGTCGGTAACATCATCAGCAACGTCCTGAAGAAGCGGAACGGGATTTCCAGGAGTGCTCCCCGGCTGCTCTGCACCTTAGAGCCAG GAGTCGACACGAGGCTGAAGTTTACCATCGAACCATCGCTGGGAAAGAATGGATTCCAGCAG tggTACGACGCTCTTAAATCAGTGGCAAGGCTTTCTACTGGGATACCAAAGGAATGGAGGAAGAGG GTCTGGCTTACTCTCGCAGACCAGTACCTCCACACCATCTCCATCGACTGGGACAAGACGCTTCGTTTTGCCTTTAACGAGCGAAGCAACCCGGACGACGACTCCCTCGGCATCCAAATCGTCAAG GACCTGCACAGGACGGGCTGCAGCTCGTATTGTGGCCAGGAGGGGGAGCAGGACAGGGTGGTGCTGAAGAGGGTGCTGCTGGCATACGCCCGCTGGAATAAAAGTGTGGGCTACTGCCAAGGCTTCAATGTACTGGCTGCTCTCATACTGGAGGTCACAGAGGGCGACGAGAGCGACGCACTGAAG GTGATGATCTACCTGATTGACAAAGTGCTGCCAGAGAGTTATTTTGCCAACAACCTTCGAGCATTGTCAG TGGACATGGCGGTGTTCAGAGACCTGCTGCGTCTGAAGCTGCCCAGACTCTCCCAGCACCTGCACCACCTTCAGAAAGCAGCCAACAGAGACGCTGGAG GCAGTTACGAGCCTCCGCTGACCAACGTCTTCACTATGCAGTGGTTCCTCACCATGTTCGCCACCTGCCTGCCGGCGTCCACCGTGCTGAAGATCTGGGACTCGGTTTTCTTCGAGGGGTCAGAGGTGCTGTTTCGAGTCGCCCTCGCCATCTGGGAGCGACTCGGAGA gaggatCGAGTACTGTCAGACAGCAGACGAGTTCTACAGCACCATGGGTTGTCTCACTCAGGAGATGCTGGAGCACAACCTCATCGAACCTGCTGAACTCATGCAG GAGGTTTACTCCATGGCAGTGTTTCCTTTCCCTCAGCTGGCTGAGCTCAGAGAGAAATACACGTACAACATCACTCCGTTCCCAACCGCAGTCAAATCCAATGGAag TGGGGGTCTGGGCAGCTGGGAGAGCGATGACGACGCCGACATGGACGACGAGGACTCTGTGGTGACTGCACTCGGTTGTCTGGGGCCCCTGGGAGGCCTGCTGGCCCCCGAGCTGCAAAGATATCAGAAACATCTGAAAG acCAGCGATCGGAGCAGGGAAACTTCGCTGAGCTGAGCCCCGGCGCGGTGGGAGCCGGAGGggcaggaggtgcaggaggaggtgcCAGGGCGGAGCATCAAGCTGCCATCAACAGCATGATGATGGAGAGGATGAGCACCGACATCTACGCCCTCAAGAAGCAATACACCCGCATCAagaggcggcagcagcagcaggcgatGCAGCTGTACATACGCACAG GATTTGGACATGAAGTTCCCACACATCCTGGAGTTCTCCCGGAGCCTCTCTACAATCACAGCGACAGTACCGACCACCGAGCCGAGG ACAAGTGCCCGGCCACCCGTGTCCTCGCCTCCCAGCTCAACCCCTCCAGCGCTGTGATCAACCACCTCCTTCTGGGTCGCCCACCAACCGGAGGCCCCCGGGGCTCCAGACCCCACGTCCACCACGAGCCCTCCACTCTGCCAGGGGTCCGACCGGCTCTCCTGCCCCAGGGTCAGGGCTCCCCGGCCCGGCAGCGCTTGGGCTCGTTGCCCTCCAACAGCACCGGATCTCCGGGCGGCTCCGGTGGAGGCGGCGGGTCACCGTGGCGTGCTCATGTCCGGGTTCATCGGAGGAACATGGCCAGGGCTCGAGCACAGCTGGGCTTTGGAGGTTCAGAGGAAAgggacgatgaggaggaggaggaaggatcAGTGAGGTtggagagtgaagaggaggggaggattGAGGAAGATGACGAAGATGATGAGGAGcagaaggatggaggagacgactctgtctctccatctcctgaTCTCTCCGTTACAGAGTCTGTCTGTGAGGAAGCtccagaggctgcagaggagacaaaggCAGCAGAAGTTGCGGAGGTGGTGGTGCAACTGGCGTCCTCTGGATATAGAGGACGAGTCGAACCTGACCCCCCCCGTCG TCTGCTCCTGAgttccctctgctccctcctcctccgtcctcacacagacacaaagagtcTGACCTCCTCAGGTTCAGAGAGAATCACCGGCTCTGACTCccgctgcttctcctccagctcaccACTCCTCCAACTCCTGCATCCCTTCTTCCACCTCCAGTccgcccccctccccctgctcATTCTCTCCGACACCAGACTCCACATcctgccttcctcctcttcatcagccCACAGCTTGTCTGCCCTCCTCCtttccccacctcctccaccttttATAAAACCCCCTGCCCCTCCACgccctgtctctcctctgtctcctcatcctccaaaTCACACATCTCCTCCTCGCCGTCAACGCCAGCGCTCAACTCTCCGCCGCCTCCGTCCCGAAAACAGCAAGTCTTCTCCCCGTTCCCTAGCGTGA
- the tbc1d30 gene encoding TBC1 domain family member 30 isoform X7, with product MRQERLPAAGRRPRAGGRQRQQGSGGVGNIISNVLKKRNGISRSAPRLLCTLEPGVDTRLKFTIEPSLGKNGFQQWYDALKSVARLSTGIPKEWRKRVWLTLADQYLHTISIDWDKTLRFAFNERSNPDDDSLGIQIVKDLHRTGCSSYCGQEGEQDRVVLKRVLLAYARWNKSVGYCQGFNVLAALILEVTEGDESDALKVMIYLIDKVLPESYFANNLRALSVDMAVFRDLLRLKLPRLSQHLHHLQKAANRDAGGSYEPPLTNVFTMQWFLTMFATCLPASTVLKIWDSVFFEGSEVLFRVALAIWERLGERIEYCQTADEFYSTMGCLTQEMLEHNLIEPAELMQEVYSMAVFPFPQLAELREKYTYNITPFPTAVKSNGSGGLGSWESDDDADMDDEDSVVTALGCLGPLGGLLAPELQRYQKHLKDQRSEQGNFAELSPGAVGAGGAGGAGGGARAEHQAAINSMMMERMSTDIYALKKQYTRIKRRQQQQAMQLYIRTDKCPATRVLASQLNPSSAVINHLLLGRPPTGGPRGSRPHVHHEPSTLPGVRPALLPQGQGSPARQRLGSLPSNSTGSPGGSGGGGGSPWRAHVRVHRRNMARARAQLGFGGSEERDDEEEEEGSVRLESEEEGRIEEDDEDDEEQKDGGDDSVSPSPDLSVTESVCEEAPEAAEETKAAEVAEVVVQLASSGYRGRVEPDPPRRLLLSSLCSLLLRPHTDTKSLTSSGSERITGSDSRCFSSSSPLLQLLHPFFHLQSAPLPLLILSDTRLHILPSSSSSAHSLSALLLSPPPPPFIKPPAPPRPVSPLSPHPPNHTSPPRRQRQRSTLRRLRPENSKSSPRSLA from the exons ATGAGGCAGGAGCGGCTCCCCGCCGCCGGCAGGAGGCCGAGGGCGGGCgggcggcagcggcagcagggaTCGGGAGGGGTCGGTAACATCATCAGCAACGTCCTGAAGAAGCGGAACGGGATTTCCAGGAGTGCTCCCCGGCTGCTCTGCACCTTAGAGCCAG GAGTCGACACGAGGCTGAAGTTTACCATCGAACCATCGCTGGGAAAGAATGGATTCCAGCAG tggTACGACGCTCTTAAATCAGTGGCAAGGCTTTCTACTGGGATACCAAAGGAATGGAGGAAGAGG GTCTGGCTTACTCTCGCAGACCAGTACCTCCACACCATCTCCATCGACTGGGACAAGACGCTTCGTTTTGCCTTTAACGAGCGAAGCAACCCGGACGACGACTCCCTCGGCATCCAAATCGTCAAG GACCTGCACAGGACGGGCTGCAGCTCGTATTGTGGCCAGGAGGGGGAGCAGGACAGGGTGGTGCTGAAGAGGGTGCTGCTGGCATACGCCCGCTGGAATAAAAGTGTGGGCTACTGCCAAGGCTTCAATGTACTGGCTGCTCTCATACTGGAGGTCACAGAGGGCGACGAGAGCGACGCACTGAAG GTGATGATCTACCTGATTGACAAAGTGCTGCCAGAGAGTTATTTTGCCAACAACCTTCGAGCATTGTCAG TGGACATGGCGGTGTTCAGAGACCTGCTGCGTCTGAAGCTGCCCAGACTCTCCCAGCACCTGCACCACCTTCAGAAAGCAGCCAACAGAGACGCTGGAG GCAGTTACGAGCCTCCGCTGACCAACGTCTTCACTATGCAGTGGTTCCTCACCATGTTCGCCACCTGCCTGCCGGCGTCCACCGTGCTGAAGATCTGGGACTCGGTTTTCTTCGAGGGGTCAGAGGTGCTGTTTCGAGTCGCCCTCGCCATCTGGGAGCGACTCGGAGA gaggatCGAGTACTGTCAGACAGCAGACGAGTTCTACAGCACCATGGGTTGTCTCACTCAGGAGATGCTGGAGCACAACCTCATCGAACCTGCTGAACTCATGCAG GAGGTTTACTCCATGGCAGTGTTTCCTTTCCCTCAGCTGGCTGAGCTCAGAGAGAAATACACGTACAACATCACTCCGTTCCCAACCGCAGTCAAATCCAATGGAag TGGGGGTCTGGGCAGCTGGGAGAGCGATGACGACGCCGACATGGACGACGAGGACTCTGTGGTGACTGCACTCGGTTGTCTGGGGCCCCTGGGAGGCCTGCTGGCCCCCGAGCTGCAAAGATATCAGAAACATCTGAAAG acCAGCGATCGGAGCAGGGAAACTTCGCTGAGCTGAGCCCCGGCGCGGTGGGAGCCGGAGGggcaggaggtgcaggaggaggtgcCAGGGCGGAGCATCAAGCTGCCATCAACAGCATGATGATGGAGAGGATGAGCACCGACATCTACGCCCTCAAGAAGCAATACACCCGCATCAagaggcggcagcagcagcaggcgatGCAGCTGTACATACGCACAG ACAAGTGCCCGGCCACCCGTGTCCTCGCCTCCCAGCTCAACCCCTCCAGCGCTGTGATCAACCACCTCCTTCTGGGTCGCCCACCAACCGGAGGCCCCCGGGGCTCCAGACCCCACGTCCACCACGAGCCCTCCACTCTGCCAGGGGTCCGACCGGCTCTCCTGCCCCAGGGTCAGGGCTCCCCGGCCCGGCAGCGCTTGGGCTCGTTGCCCTCCAACAGCACCGGATCTCCGGGCGGCTCCGGTGGAGGCGGCGGGTCACCGTGGCGTGCTCATGTCCGGGTTCATCGGAGGAACATGGCCAGGGCTCGAGCACAGCTGGGCTTTGGAGGTTCAGAGGAAAgggacgatgaggaggaggaggaaggatcAGTGAGGTtggagagtgaagaggaggggaggattGAGGAAGATGACGAAGATGATGAGGAGcagaaggatggaggagacgactctgtctctccatctcctgaTCTCTCCGTTACAGAGTCTGTCTGTGAGGAAGCtccagaggctgcagaggagacaaaggCAGCAGAAGTTGCGGAGGTGGTGGTGCAACTGGCGTCCTCTGGATATAGAGGACGAGTCGAACCTGACCCCCCCCGTCG TCTGCTCCTGAgttccctctgctccctcctcctccgtcctcacacagacacaaagagtcTGACCTCCTCAGGTTCAGAGAGAATCACCGGCTCTGACTCccgctgcttctcctccagctcaccACTCCTCCAACTCCTGCATCCCTTCTTCCACCTCCAGTccgcccccctccccctgctcATTCTCTCCGACACCAGACTCCACATcctgccttcctcctcttcatcagccCACAGCTTGTCTGCCCTCCTCCtttccccacctcctccaccttttATAAAACCCCCTGCCCCTCCACgccctgtctctcctctgtctcctcatcctccaaaTCACACATCTCCTCCTCGCCGTCAACGCCAGCGCTCAACTCTCCGCCGCCTCCGTCCCGAAAACAGCAAGTCTTCTCCCCGTTCCCTAGCGTGA
- the tbc1d30 gene encoding TBC1 domain family member 30 isoform X5 yields MMELASRFPRRVRGVGLICDREVGGLFRGNPVPELREETAEHRMAQEETTETDRTGVDTRLKFTIEPSLGKNGFQQWYDALKSVARLSTGIPKEWRKRVWLTLADQYLHTISIDWDKTLRFAFNERSNPDDDSLGIQIVKDLHRTGCSSYCGQEGEQDRVVLKRVLLAYARWNKSVGYCQGFNVLAALILEVTEGDESDALKVMIYLIDKVLPESYFANNLRALSVDMAVFRDLLRLKLPRLSQHLHHLQKAANRDAGGSYEPPLTNVFTMQWFLTMFATCLPASTVLKIWDSVFFEGSEVLFRVALAIWERLGERIEYCQTADEFYSTMGCLTQEMLEHNLIEPAELMQEVYSMAVFPFPQLAELREKYTYNITPFPTAVKSNGSGGLGSWESDDDADMDDEDSVVTALGCLGPLGGLLAPELQRYQKHLKDQRSEQGNFAELSPGAVGAGGAGGAGGGARAEHQAAINSMMMERMSTDIYALKKQYTRIKRRQQQQAMQLYIRTGFGHEVPTHPGVLPEPLYNHSDSTDHRAEDKCPATRVLASQLNPSSAVINHLLLGRPPTGGPRGSRPHVHHEPSTLPGVRPALLPQGQGSPARQRLGSLPSNSTGSPGGSGGGGGSPWRAHVRVHRRNMARARAQLGFGGSEERDDEEEEEGSVRLESEEEGRIEEDDEDDEEQKDGGDDSVSPSPDLSVTESVCEEAPEAAEETKAAEVAEVVVQLASSGYRGRVEPDPPRRLLLSSLCSLLLRPHTDTKSLTSSGSERITGSDSRCFSSSSPLLQLLHPFFHLQSAPLPLLILSDTRLHILPSSSSSAHSLSALLLSPPPPPFIKPPAPPRPVSPLSPHPPNHTSPPRRQRQRSTLRRLRPENSKSSPRSLA; encoded by the exons ATGATGGAGTTGGCCTCTCGTTTCCCGCGTCGTGTCCGCGGTGTGGGTCTAATCTGTGACCGGGAAGTGGGAGGGTTGTTCCGCGGTAATCCTGTCCCCGAGCTCCGAGAGGAAACCGCAGAACACAGAATGGCGCAGGAGGAAACGACAGAGACTGATCGAACAG GAGTCGACACGAGGCTGAAGTTTACCATCGAACCATCGCTGGGAAAGAATGGATTCCAGCAG tggTACGACGCTCTTAAATCAGTGGCAAGGCTTTCTACTGGGATACCAAAGGAATGGAGGAAGAGG GTCTGGCTTACTCTCGCAGACCAGTACCTCCACACCATCTCCATCGACTGGGACAAGACGCTTCGTTTTGCCTTTAACGAGCGAAGCAACCCGGACGACGACTCCCTCGGCATCCAAATCGTCAAG GACCTGCACAGGACGGGCTGCAGCTCGTATTGTGGCCAGGAGGGGGAGCAGGACAGGGTGGTGCTGAAGAGGGTGCTGCTGGCATACGCCCGCTGGAATAAAAGTGTGGGCTACTGCCAAGGCTTCAATGTACTGGCTGCTCTCATACTGGAGGTCACAGAGGGCGACGAGAGCGACGCACTGAAG GTGATGATCTACCTGATTGACAAAGTGCTGCCAGAGAGTTATTTTGCCAACAACCTTCGAGCATTGTCAG TGGACATGGCGGTGTTCAGAGACCTGCTGCGTCTGAAGCTGCCCAGACTCTCCCAGCACCTGCACCACCTTCAGAAAGCAGCCAACAGAGACGCTGGAG GCAGTTACGAGCCTCCGCTGACCAACGTCTTCACTATGCAGTGGTTCCTCACCATGTTCGCCACCTGCCTGCCGGCGTCCACCGTGCTGAAGATCTGGGACTCGGTTTTCTTCGAGGGGTCAGAGGTGCTGTTTCGAGTCGCCCTCGCCATCTGGGAGCGACTCGGAGA gaggatCGAGTACTGTCAGACAGCAGACGAGTTCTACAGCACCATGGGTTGTCTCACTCAGGAGATGCTGGAGCACAACCTCATCGAACCTGCTGAACTCATGCAG GAGGTTTACTCCATGGCAGTGTTTCCTTTCCCTCAGCTGGCTGAGCTCAGAGAGAAATACACGTACAACATCACTCCGTTCCCAACCGCAGTCAAATCCAATGGAag TGGGGGTCTGGGCAGCTGGGAGAGCGATGACGACGCCGACATGGACGACGAGGACTCTGTGGTGACTGCACTCGGTTGTCTGGGGCCCCTGGGAGGCCTGCTGGCCCCCGAGCTGCAAAGATATCAGAAACATCTGAAAG acCAGCGATCGGAGCAGGGAAACTTCGCTGAGCTGAGCCCCGGCGCGGTGGGAGCCGGAGGggcaggaggtgcaggaggaggtgcCAGGGCGGAGCATCAAGCTGCCATCAACAGCATGATGATGGAGAGGATGAGCACCGACATCTACGCCCTCAAGAAGCAATACACCCGCATCAagaggcggcagcagcagcaggcgatGCAGCTGTACATACGCACAG GATTTGGACATGAAGTTCCCACACATCCTGGAGTTCTCCCGGAGCCTCTCTACAATCACAGCGACAGTACCGACCACCGAGCCGAGG ACAAGTGCCCGGCCACCCGTGTCCTCGCCTCCCAGCTCAACCCCTCCAGCGCTGTGATCAACCACCTCCTTCTGGGTCGCCCACCAACCGGAGGCCCCCGGGGCTCCAGACCCCACGTCCACCACGAGCCCTCCACTCTGCCAGGGGTCCGACCGGCTCTCCTGCCCCAGGGTCAGGGCTCCCCGGCCCGGCAGCGCTTGGGCTCGTTGCCCTCCAACAGCACCGGATCTCCGGGCGGCTCCGGTGGAGGCGGCGGGTCACCGTGGCGTGCTCATGTCCGGGTTCATCGGAGGAACATGGCCAGGGCTCGAGCACAGCTGGGCTTTGGAGGTTCAGAGGAAAgggacgatgaggaggaggaggaaggatcAGTGAGGTtggagagtgaagaggaggggaggattGAGGAAGATGACGAAGATGATGAGGAGcagaaggatggaggagacgactctgtctctccatctcctgaTCTCTCCGTTACAGAGTCTGTCTGTGAGGAAGCtccagaggctgcagaggagacaaaggCAGCAGAAGTTGCGGAGGTGGTGGTGCAACTGGCGTCCTCTGGATATAGAGGACGAGTCGAACCTGACCCCCCCCGTCG TCTGCTCCTGAgttccctctgctccctcctcctccgtcctcacacagacacaaagagtcTGACCTCCTCAGGTTCAGAGAGAATCACCGGCTCTGACTCccgctgcttctcctccagctcaccACTCCTCCAACTCCTGCATCCCTTCTTCCACCTCCAGTccgcccccctccccctgctcATTCTCTCCGACACCAGACTCCACATcctgccttcctcctcttcatcagccCACAGCTTGTCTGCCCTCCTCCtttccccacctcctccaccttttATAAAACCCCCTGCCCCTCCACgccctgtctctcctctgtctcctcatcctccaaaTCACACATCTCCTCCTCGCCGTCAACGCCAGCGCTCAACTCTCCGCCGCCTCCGTCCCGAAAACAGCAAGTCTTCTCCCCGTTCCCTAGCGTGA